A single genomic interval of Isorropodon fossajaponicum endosymbiont JTNG4 harbors:
- a CDS encoding helix-hairpin-helix domain-containing protein: MTLSQDIVDKLIRQEILVVELLDEELAQFCQIANLAYRAGKPIISDQDYDFIYLAALKNRDPDNPLLKSIEPEGQVFSEEKVLLPEAMLSIDKAYSWDEVSKWIERLEKSAMQIGLDLSAIQIKATPKLDGFAGFDDGHRLYTRGDGKKGSDISRVFERGLCVFNDAERGLGAGEIVIKKSYFEKYLAHSFEYPRNFQASLIKEKALDEQVQKTIIDKAALFVPFVQLPTWSGLVAELAAKFDQIVAQVLVMVDFDVDGVVFEVINADLKTQMGANRKFHRWQIAFKENKDKAQVKVLSVTPQVGRSGKITPVAELEPTLLSGATIVRATGHHYGLVKEQGLGAGSLVELTRSGLVIPKIVSVLKPMPVDIPDNCPSCDKPLVWEADFLMCINHENCPTQIVGKMAYFFKILANNDGFGIATIEKLYAHDIRSVSQIYALNIEHLVAMGFGEKTSINLISQLNRSVSEQVEDWRFLAAFGVHRMGLGNCENLLKSHHLNDIFDLNLEQIVNIDGFAELTAQIIVQRLASITDEFNQLYQYGFNLETTILTKYLQTLTHELFNKKIVFTGKMSHSRDDMKKHAKSIGIKVSTAISAKIDYLVIGDKVGQKKIQDAEKFSVAVMTEADYLSKI, encoded by the coding sequence GTGACGCTGTCACAAGACATTGTTGATAAACTCATCCGCCAAGAGATATTGGTGGTTGAGTTGTTAGATGAAGAATTAGCACAATTTTGCCAAATAGCCAATCTAGCTTATCGAGCTGGAAAGCCTATTATTAGCGACCAAGATTATGATTTTATTTATCTTGCTGCACTTAAAAATAGAGACCCCGACAATCCATTACTCAAATCTATAGAGCCAGAAGGGCAGGTTTTTTCTGAGGAAAAAGTTTTATTACCAGAGGCAATGCTTTCTATTGATAAGGCATACTCATGGGATGAAGTGAGCAAATGGATAGAACGCTTAGAAAAATCAGCCATGCAGATTGGACTAGATTTGAGTGCCATTCAAATCAAAGCCACGCCTAAACTAGACGGCTTTGCTGGATTTGATGATGGCCATCGGCTTTATACGCGAGGTGATGGCAAAAAAGGCAGCGATATTTCCCGAGTATTCGAGCGAGGCTTGTGTGTTTTTAACGATGCTGAGCGTGGACTTGGTGCAGGTGAAATTGTGATTAAAAAAAGCTATTTTGAAAAATATTTAGCACACAGTTTTGAATATCCACGTAATTTTCAAGCCAGTCTTATTAAAGAAAAAGCCTTAGATGAGCAAGTCCAAAAGACCATTATAGATAAAGCCGCTTTGTTTGTTCCGTTTGTTCAATTACCCACTTGGTCAGGTCTTGTGGCTGAATTAGCTGCTAAATTTGACCAAATTGTTGCTCAGGTATTGGTGATGGTAGATTTTGATGTAGACGGCGTGGTTTTTGAGGTAATTAATGCTGATTTAAAAACCCAAATGGGCGCTAATCGAAAATTCCACCGCTGGCAAATTGCCTTTAAAGAAAATAAAGACAAAGCACAAGTCAAAGTGCTCAGCGTGACACCTCAAGTAGGACGTAGTGGAAAAATAACCCCAGTGGCAGAGCTAGAACCCACCTTGTTAAGTGGCGCAACCATTGTACGTGCAACAGGGCATCATTACGGGTTAGTGAAAGAGCAAGGCTTGGGTGCTGGTAGTCTGGTTGAATTAACTCGCTCTGGGTTGGTTATTCCTAAAATTGTATCCGTACTAAAACCTATGCCTGTTGACATTCCTGATAATTGCCCAAGTTGCGACAAGCCACTTGTTTGGGAAGCAGATTTTCTAATGTGCATTAATCATGAAAATTGCCCTACTCAAATTGTTGGAAAAATGGCCTATTTTTTTAAGATATTAGCTAATAATGATGGTTTTGGTATTGCTACTATTGAAAAGTTATATGCGCATGATATTAGGTCAGTTTCACAAATTTATGCTTTAAATATAGAGCATTTAGTGGCAATGGGGTTTGGCGAAAAAACCAGTATAAACCTTATTAGCCAATTAAACCGTTCTGTTAGTGAACAGGTTGAAGACTGGCGTTTTTTAGCAGCATTTGGCGTACATCGAATGGGTTTGGGCAATTGTGAAAACCTTTTAAAGTCCCATCATTTGAATGATATTTTTGATTTAAATTTAGAACAAATAGTTAATATTGATGGCTTTGCTGAATTAACAGCGCAAATAATTGTACAAAGGTTGGCCTCTATTACTGATGAATTTAATCAATTATATCAATATGGTTTTAATTTGGAAACAACCATACTAACCAAATATCTGCAAACATTAACACATGAACTGTTTAATAAAAAGATTGTTTTTACTGGCAAAATGAGCCATTCAAGAGATGACATGAAAAAACACGCCAAGTCAATTGGTATTAAAGTTTCAACTGCTATTAGTGCCAAAATAGATTACTTAGTTATTGGTGATAAAGTTGGACAAAAGAAAATCCAAGATGCTGAAAAGTTTAGCGTGGCAGTGATGACTGAAGCTGATTATTTATCTAAAATTTAA